The Streptomyces sp. NBC_01244 genome contains a region encoding:
- a CDS encoding ATP-binding cassette domain-containing protein, which produces MTKTGSSPAGAPALVKLTGVSKYYGNIRALQDVSLEVAAGEITCVLGDNGAGKSTLIKIIAGLHRHDAGTFEIEGEETVLANPRAALDRGIATVYQDLAVVPLMPVWRNFFLGSEPTKGRGPLRRLDVELMRRTTRAELLRMGIDLRDVDQPIGTLSGGERQCVAIARAVHFGAKVLVLDEPTAALGVKQSGVVLKYVAAARDAGLGVVLITHNPHHAHLVGDRFVLLKRGTMAGSHTRDSITLDELTRQMAGGSELDELSHELERVAESGPDSASATPSTAPSDQASNQASDPASGPTPGPAAP; this is translated from the coding sequence ATGACCAAGACCGGATCATCCCCGGCCGGCGCGCCCGCCCTGGTGAAGCTGACCGGGGTCAGCAAGTACTACGGCAACATCCGCGCCCTCCAGGACGTCTCCCTGGAGGTCGCGGCCGGCGAGATCACCTGCGTCCTCGGCGACAACGGTGCCGGCAAGTCCACCCTCATCAAGATCATCGCGGGGCTGCACCGGCACGACGCCGGCACCTTCGAGATCGAGGGCGAGGAGACGGTGCTCGCCAACCCGCGCGCGGCCCTGGACCGCGGCATCGCCACCGTCTACCAGGACCTCGCCGTGGTCCCGCTGATGCCCGTCTGGCGCAACTTCTTCCTCGGCTCCGAGCCCACCAAGGGCCGCGGCCCCCTCCGCCGCCTCGACGTGGAGCTGATGCGCCGGACCACCCGCGCCGAGCTGCTGCGCATGGGCATCGACCTGCGGGACGTCGACCAGCCCATCGGCACCCTGTCCGGTGGCGAGCGGCAGTGCGTGGCCATCGCCCGCGCCGTCCACTTCGGCGCGAAGGTCCTCGTACTCGACGAGCCCACGGCCGCCCTCGGCGTCAAACAGTCCGGGGTGGTCCTCAAGTACGTGGCCGCGGCCCGTGACGCGGGCCTCGGCGTGGTCCTGATCACGCACAACCCCCACCACGCCCACCTGGTCGGGGACCGGTTCGTGCTGCTCAAACGCGGCACCATGGCGGGCAGCCACACCCGCGACTCGATCACCCTGGACGAGCTCACCCGGCAGATGGCCGGCGGATCCGAGCTCGACGAACTGAGCCACGAACTGGAGCGAGTGGCAGAATCAGGACCTGACAGCGCATCCGCGACCCCGTCCACCGCTCCGTCCGACCAGGCATCCAACCAGGCATCCGACCCGGCATCCGGCCCCACCCCGGGCCCCGCCGCACCATGA
- a CDS encoding ROK family glucokinase: MSTYRDFTLAHRGAARGTVLRTIGTRERRSHLTAPRVPTVGIDIGGTKVMAGVVDADGIILEKIRTETPDKSKSPKVVEDTIVELVLDLSDRHDVHAVGIGAAGWVDADRSRVLFAPHLAWRDEPLRDALQSRLAVPVMVDNDANTAAWAEWRFGAGRGEDHLVMITLGTGIGGAILEGGQVKRGRYGVAGEFGHMQVVPGGHRCPCGNRGCWEQYSSGNALVREARELAAADSPVAYNLIARVGGNVHEITGPLITELAREGDAMCVELLQDIGQWLGVGIANLAAALDPSCFVIGGGVSAADDLLIGPARDAFRRHLTGRGYRPEARIAKAQLGPEAGMVGAADLSRLVARRFRRATRRRVERYERYAQFGRRDTTTGPEDQEQH, from the coding sequence ATGAGCACGTACCGGGACTTCACGCTCGCCCACCGGGGGGCGGCGCGGGGCACCGTCCTGCGGACCATCGGGACCCGTGAGCGCCGCTCGCACCTGACCGCACCGCGCGTTCCGACCGTCGGCATCGACATCGGCGGCACCAAGGTCATGGCCGGGGTCGTCGACGCCGACGGGATCATCCTGGAGAAGATCCGGACCGAGACCCCGGACAAGTCCAAGAGCCCCAAGGTGGTCGAGGACACCATCGTCGAGCTGGTCCTCGACCTCTCCGACCGGCACGACGTGCACGCCGTGGGCATCGGCGCCGCCGGCTGGGTCGACGCCGACCGCTCCCGGGTCCTGTTCGCCCCGCACCTGGCCTGGCGCGACGAACCGCTGCGCGACGCGCTCCAGTCCCGGCTCGCGGTCCCGGTCATGGTGGACAACGATGCCAACACCGCCGCCTGGGCCGAGTGGCGCTTCGGCGCCGGCCGCGGCGAGGACCACCTCGTCATGATCACCCTGGGCACCGGGATCGGCGGGGCCATCCTCGAGGGCGGCCAGGTCAAGCGCGGCCGCTACGGGGTCGCCGGCGAGTTCGGCCACATGCAGGTGGTCCCCGGGGGCCACCGCTGCCCCTGCGGCAACCGCGGCTGCTGGGAGCAGTACAGCTCCGGCAACGCCCTGGTCCGCGAGGCCCGCGAGCTGGCCGCCGCCGACTCCCCGGTCGCGTACAACCTCATCGCCCGGGTCGGCGGCAACGTCCACGAGATCACCGGGCCGCTCATCACCGAGCTGGCCCGCGAGGGCGACGCCATGTGCGTCGAGCTGCTCCAGGACATCGGACAGTGGCTCGGCGTCGGCATCGCCAACCTCGCGGCCGCCCTCGACCCCTCCTGCTTCGTCATCGGGGGCGGCGTCAGCGCCGCCGACGACCTGCTGATCGGCCCCGCCCGCGACGCCTTCCGCCGCCACCTCACCGGCCGCGGCTACCGACCCGAGGCCCGCATCGCCAAGGCCCAGCTCGGCCCCGAGGCCGGCATGGTCGGCGCCGCCGACCTCTCCCGGCTCGTCGCCCGCCGCTTCCGCCGCGCCACGCGCCGGCGCGTCGAGCGGTACGAGCGCTACGCGCAGTTCGGCCGGCGCGACACCACCACCGGCCCCGAGGACCAGGAACAGCATTGA
- a CDS encoding MBL fold metallo-hydrolase, whose translation MKLTKRLHSCVQLEKDGLVLVIDPGAFSEADAGLGADALLVTHEHPDHFEEGRLRAALDANPAAGLWTLRSVAEKLAPAYPGRVHTVGHGDTFTAAGFEVQVHGELHAVIHPDMPRVTNVGYLVDGSLFHPGDALTVPDAPVDTLMLPVHAPWNKIGEVVDYVRAVKPRVAIDIHDAYLADIARPIYDFTLNALGGSPHTRLTAGDTADL comes from the coding sequence ATGAAGCTCACCAAGCGGCTGCACTCCTGCGTCCAGCTGGAGAAGGACGGGCTCGTGCTCGTCATCGACCCGGGCGCCTTCAGCGAAGCGGACGCCGGCCTCGGCGCCGACGCCCTGCTCGTCACCCACGAGCACCCCGACCACTTCGAGGAGGGCCGGCTGCGCGCCGCCCTCGACGCCAACCCGGCGGCGGGGCTGTGGACCCTGCGCAGCGTCGCGGAGAAGCTCGCCCCCGCCTATCCGGGCCGCGTCCACACCGTGGGCCACGGGGACACCTTCACCGCGGCCGGCTTCGAGGTCCAGGTGCACGGCGAGCTGCACGCCGTGATCCATCCGGACATGCCGCGGGTCACCAACGTCGGCTACCTGGTCGACGGCTCGCTCTTCCACCCCGGGGACGCGCTGACCGTGCCGGACGCCCCCGTGGACACGCTGATGCTCCCCGTGCACGCCCCGTGGAACAAGATCGGCGAGGTCGTCGACTACGTCCGCGCGGTCAAGCCGCGCGTGGCCATCGACATCCACGACGCCTACCTGGCGGACATCGCCCGCCCGATCTACGACTTCACCCTGAACGCCCTCGGCGGCTCCCCGCACACCCGACTCACCGCCGGGGACACGGCCGACCTTTGA
- a CDS encoding exodeoxyribonuclease III, translating into MRIATFNVNSITARLPRLLAWLESSGTDVVCIQETKCSAEQFPYEELRALGYESAVNATGRWNGVALLSKVGLEDVVVGLPGGPDYEGVQEPRAISATCGGVRVWSVYVPNGREVEHDHYGYKLDWFRSLSAAIAEDAAGERPFAVLGDFNVAPTDEDVYDPAVFEGLTHVTPAERAALEQLRAAGLSDVFPRALKYDRPYTFWDYRMLAFPKNRGMRIDLVYGNEAFAKAVTDSYVDREERKGKGASDHAPVVVDLDL; encoded by the coding sequence ATGCGTATCGCCACGTTCAACGTCAACTCGATCACCGCCCGGCTGCCGCGCCTGCTGGCCTGGCTGGAGTCCTCCGGCACGGATGTCGTGTGCATCCAGGAGACCAAGTGCTCCGCGGAGCAGTTCCCGTACGAGGAGCTGCGCGCGCTGGGCTACGAGTCGGCCGTCAATGCCACAGGGCGGTGGAACGGCGTGGCCCTGCTTTCCAAGGTGGGCCTGGAGGACGTGGTCGTGGGGCTGCCCGGCGGGCCCGACTACGAGGGGGTCCAGGAGCCCCGCGCCATCTCCGCCACCTGCGGCGGGGTGCGCGTCTGGTCGGTGTACGTGCCCAACGGGCGCGAGGTCGAGCACGACCACTACGGCTACAAGCTGGACTGGTTCCGGTCCCTGTCCGCCGCCATCGCGGAAGACGCGGCGGGGGAGCGCCCGTTCGCGGTGCTCGGCGACTTCAATGTGGCCCCGACCGACGAGGACGTCTACGACCCGGCGGTCTTCGAGGGCCTCACGCACGTCACCCCGGCCGAGCGGGCCGCCCTGGAGCAGCTGCGGGCGGCCGGGCTCTCGGACGTCTTCCCGCGCGCGCTCAAGTACGACCGGCCGTACACCTTCTGGGACTACCGGATGCTGGCCTTCCCGAAGAACAGGGGCATGCGCATCGACCTGGTCTACGGGAACGAGGCCTTCGCCAAGGCCGTCACCGACTCCTACGTGGACCGCGAGGAGCGCAAGGGCAAGGGCGCCTCCGACCACGCGCCGGTCGTCGTCGACCTGGACCTTTAG
- a CDS encoding DUF6278 family protein translates to MNIPFLANWINRHETEPGAGLAAALADDPEGINEMFAECEMLRAHARSAGLELDESPRSLEEIDQLMPRWRRDPEITPWLGNDAGFYLGTVIIRSVPGAAWQVWPNGQPMIRLASGRELNVVESGVSWAMTGSPELSQAYAEASEG, encoded by the coding sequence ATGAACATCCCTTTCCTGGCCAACTGGATCAATCGACACGAAACGGAACCGGGTGCGGGACTCGCCGCGGCCCTCGCGGACGATCCCGAGGGCATCAACGAGATGTTCGCGGAATGCGAGATGCTGCGCGCCCACGCGCGCTCGGCCGGGCTCGAACTCGACGAGAGCCCGCGCTCGTTGGAGGAGATCGACCAGCTGATGCCGCGCTGGCGCCGGGATCCGGAGATCACCCCGTGGCTGGGCAACGACGCGGGCTTCTACCTCGGGACCGTGATCATCCGTTCCGTTCCGGGCGCCGCCTGGCAGGTGTGGCCCAACGGCCAGCCCATGATCCGGCTGGCCTCGGGCCGCGAGCTGAACGTGGTCGAGTCGGGGGTCTCCTGGGCGATGACGGGATCTCCCGAGCTCAGTCAGGCCTACGCCGAAGCCTCGGAAGGCTGA
- a CDS encoding amino acid ABC transporter ATP-binding protein, producing the protein MAVDPLIELRDVNKHFGQLHVLQDINLTVGRGEVVVVIGPSGSGKSTLCRAINRLETIESGTITLDGQPLPAEGKELAALRADVGMVFQSFNLFAHKTVLANVSLAQIKVRKRKKEEADKRSRELLERVGLANQAEKFPAQLSGGQQQRVAIARALAMNPKALLFDEPTSALDPEMINEVLEVMQQLAAEGMTMVVVTHEMGFARSAANRVVFMADGKIVEDRTPEAFFTAPESDRAKDFLSKILKH; encoded by the coding sequence ATGGCCGTCGATCCGTTGATCGAGCTGCGGGACGTCAACAAGCACTTCGGACAACTGCACGTCCTCCAGGACATCAACCTCACCGTCGGCCGCGGGGAGGTGGTGGTGGTCATCGGCCCCTCCGGCTCCGGGAAATCGACCCTGTGCCGGGCGATCAACAGACTGGAAACCATCGAGTCGGGCACGATCACGCTCGACGGCCAGCCGCTGCCGGCCGAGGGCAAGGAGCTCGCCGCGCTCCGCGCGGACGTGGGGATGGTGTTCCAGTCCTTCAACCTCTTCGCGCACAAGACGGTCCTCGCCAACGTCTCCCTCGCCCAGATCAAGGTCAGGAAGCGGAAGAAGGAAGAGGCGGACAAGCGCTCCCGCGAGCTGCTGGAGCGGGTGGGCCTCGCGAACCAGGCGGAGAAGTTCCCCGCCCAGCTCTCCGGCGGCCAGCAGCAGCGCGTGGCCATCGCCCGTGCGCTCGCCATGAACCCCAAGGCCCTCCTCTTCGACGAGCCGACCTCGGCCCTCGACCCGGAGATGATCAACGAGGTGCTGGAGGTCATGCAGCAGCTCGCCGCGGAGGGCATGACCATGGTCGTGGTCACCCACGAGATGGGCTTCGCCCGCTCCGCCGCCAACCGCGTCGTGTTCATGGCCGACGGGAAGATCGTCGAGGACCGGACCCCGGAGGCCTTCTTCACCGCCCCGGAGAGCGACCGGGCCAAGGACTTCCTCTCCAAGATCCTCAAGCACTGA
- a CDS encoding glutamate ABC transporter substrate-binding protein, with protein sequence MRQLPTNAPRTRREAPRTRVRAPRARVLPALAAALVLLGALAGCGKSGSPPVKGPQPEDLPVYQVRAGFQLPDSPTWEKAKKRGHLVVGAKEDQPYMGEKDPASGRYSGFDIEIAKMMSASLGFDPKTVEFKTIASANRETALQNGQIDYYVGTYTINDNRKKQVGFAGPYFMAGQSLLVRKGETEIKGPEDLDGKKVCSAAGSTPYQRLQKEFPRAVLVAYDTYSVCVDNLLTYQVDAVSTDDSILLGYAAKVPEELKVVGKPFSEEPYGIGVPRSDNALRFALDDALAANEKNGNWKKAYEATLGLSGQPAPTPPAIDRYPAS encoded by the coding sequence ATGAGACAGCTTCCGACGAACGCCCCGCGTACGCGGCGGGAAGCCCCGCGCACCCGGGTGCGAGCCCCCCGGGCCCGGGTCCTGCCCGCCCTCGCCGCCGCCCTCGTCCTGCTGGGCGCCCTGGCCGGCTGCGGCAAGTCCGGCAGCCCGCCGGTCAAGGGACCGCAGCCCGAGGACCTGCCCGTCTACCAGGTCAGGGCCGGCTTCCAGCTGCCGGACTCCCCGACCTGGGAGAAGGCCAAGAAGCGCGGCCACCTCGTGGTCGGCGCCAAGGAGGACCAGCCGTACATGGGGGAGAAGGACCCCGCGAGCGGCCGCTACTCCGGCTTCGACATCGAGATCGCCAAGATGATGTCCGCCTCGCTCGGCTTCGACCCCAAGACCGTGGAGTTCAAGACCATCGCCTCCGCCAACCGCGAGACGGCCCTGCAGAACGGCCAGATCGACTACTACGTCGGCACCTACACGATCAACGACAACCGCAAGAAGCAGGTCGGCTTCGCCGGCCCCTACTTCATGGCCGGCCAGTCCCTGCTGGTGCGCAAGGGGGAGACCGAGATCAAGGGCCCCGAGGACCTCGACGGCAAGAAGGTCTGCTCGGCCGCCGGCTCCACCCCCTACCAGCGGCTCCAGAAGGAGTTCCCGCGGGCCGTCCTCGTCGCCTACGACACGTACTCGGTCTGCGTGGACAACCTGCTGACCTACCAGGTCGACGCCGTCTCCACCGACGACTCCATCCTCCTCGGCTACGCGGCCAAGGTCCCCGAGGAGCTCAAGGTGGTCGGCAAGCCCTTCTCCGAGGAGCCCTACGGCATCGGCGTCCCGCGCTCCGACAACGCGCTGCGCTTCGCGCTCGACGACGCCCTCGCCGCGAACGAGAAGAACGGCAACTGGAAGAAGGCCTACGAGGCCACGCTCGGACTCTCCGGCCAACCCGCCCCGACACCGCCCGCCATCGACCGCTACCCGGCGAGCTGA
- a CDS encoding amino acid ABC transporter permease → MDVLTENFSLYGKGFLGTVELTVYASLLALVLGFLMASFRVAPVGSFRVFGTVWVTILRNTPLTLLFFAVLLGLPRFGLVLPFELFAVLALGCYTSAFVCEALRSGINTVPKGQGEAARSLGMSFGQTLGTVVLPQAFRSVIPPIGSTLIALAKNSAIAGAFSVTELLGTYKTLNELGYSIIWTFVWIAVGYLIITLSISALFNVLEKRYGVAR, encoded by the coding sequence ATGGACGTACTCACCGAAAACTTCTCGCTCTACGGGAAGGGCTTCCTCGGCACCGTGGAACTCACGGTCTACGCCTCCCTCCTGGCCCTGGTCCTCGGCTTCCTGATGGCCTCCTTCCGCGTCGCCCCCGTCGGCTCCTTCCGGGTCTTCGGCACCGTCTGGGTGACCATCCTGCGCAACACCCCGCTCACCCTGCTCTTCTTCGCCGTCCTGCTCGGCCTGCCGCGCTTCGGCCTGGTCCTGCCCTTCGAGCTCTTCGCGGTGCTGGCCCTGGGCTGCTACACCTCGGCCTTCGTCTGCGAGGCCCTGCGCTCCGGCATCAACACCGTGCCCAAGGGCCAGGGCGAGGCGGCCCGCAGCCTCGGCATGTCCTTCGGGCAGACCCTGGGCACCGTCGTGCTGCCGCAGGCCTTCCGGTCCGTCATCCCGCCCATCGGCTCCACGCTGATCGCGCTCGCCAAGAACTCGGCGATCGCCGGGGCCTTCAGCGTCACCGAGCTGCTGGGCACGTACAAGACCCTCAACGAGCTGGGCTACAGCATCATCTGGACCTTCGTCTGGATCGCGGTGGGCTACCTGATCATCACCCTGTCCATCAGCGCGCTGTTCAACGTGCTCGAAAAGCGCTACGGAGTCGCCCGATGA
- a CDS encoding amino acid ABC transporter permease, protein MTAHALHGDLESTALYDLPGPRAQRRHFFYGIASTAVILALLGWLLYLLFDTNQFTAAKWSPFTYKGIQELLLKGLWNTLKAFAYASVLSLLLGAVLATGRLSVHRPVRWLSTLCVEFFRAMPVLVMIFFIFVALKVQPLPALVAGLTLYNGSVLAEVFRTGINSVEKGQREAAYALGMRKTQVMSYILAPQGVRAMLPTIISQLVVALKDTSLGYLITYEEFLHAGKLIASNLDYDLPFIPVVMIISPIYIGMCMLLSWFATWVARRERRNPKTKAVDIDIDVADPGTALPGRI, encoded by the coding sequence ATGACCGCGCACGCGCTCCACGGTGACCTGGAGTCCACCGCCCTCTACGATCTGCCGGGCCCGCGCGCCCAGCGCCGCCACTTCTTCTACGGGATCGCCTCGACGGCCGTCATCCTCGCTCTGCTCGGCTGGCTGCTCTACCTGCTCTTCGACACGAACCAGTTCACCGCCGCCAAATGGAGCCCCTTCACCTACAAGGGCATCCAGGAGCTGCTGCTCAAGGGCCTGTGGAACACCCTCAAGGCCTTCGCCTACGCCTCGGTGCTCTCGCTCCTGCTCGGCGCGGTGCTCGCCACGGGCCGGCTCTCGGTGCACCGGCCGGTGCGCTGGTTGTCCACGCTGTGCGTGGAGTTCTTCCGGGCCATGCCGGTGCTGGTGATGATCTTCTTCATCTTCGTCGCGCTCAAGGTCCAGCCGCTGCCCGCGCTGGTCGCCGGACTGACCCTGTACAACGGCTCGGTGCTGGCCGAGGTCTTCCGGACGGGCATCAACTCGGTGGAGAAGGGCCAGCGCGAGGCCGCGTACGCCCTGGGCATGCGCAAGACCCAGGTGATGAGCTACATCCTGGCCCCGCAGGGGGTCCGGGCGATGCTGCCCACGATCATCAGCCAGCTCGTGGTCGCACTGAAGGACACCTCGCTCGGCTACCTGATCACCTACGAGGAGTTCCTGCACGCGGGCAAGCTGATCGCCTCCAACCTCGACTACGACCTGCCCTTCATCCCGGTCGTGATGATCATCTCGCCGATCTACATCGGGATGTGCATGCTCCTGTCCTGGTTCGCCACCTGGGTGGCCCGGCGCGAGCGCCGCAACCCCAAGACGAAGGCGGTCGACATCGACATCGACGTGGCCGACCCCGGAACGGCGCTGCCGGGCCGGATCTGA
- a CDS encoding CocE/NonD family hydrolase, with translation MVRTLRTTSTATAMAAVLAAAALGLAPHQAQAAPARTTAAVPAAPEARSGVTFHDIPGSGGITLKGNVFTPAGAGAGAKYPLIVLPTSWGMPQIEYIAQAKKLADSGYVVVSYTSRGFWLSGGEIETAGPKDIADVSAVIDWALANTPADAAHIGTGGVSYGAGISLLASASDPRIKAVVALSGWADLIESIYSGRTQHLQAAALLGGAGFLTGRPGPELQQILGDFLGSKLDKEPQMIEWGKKRSAAEKVDAINANGAAIMLGNAWGDTIFPPNQYAKFFEKLTGPKRLEFRPGDHATAELTGLLGLPNDTWTNAHRWFDRYLKGAANGVDAEAPVQIKPRSDGGYEGYADWKSVGDGGSEKLMLSDSEHLFTGIDSGANGGIVMLSSLLDQIAQAPPIASIPLLPRAFAAVWQSPRYQEERRVRGTVRLHTTVTPSKSDGTFVAYLYDVGPLGIGKLISNAPYTFHGKPAGQSFGVDLELFSTAYDVPAGHRLAVVVDTVDPLYIEHNPTGGQLTFSSPRTDPSYVSVPLREQ, from the coding sequence ATGGTCCGTACCCTCCGCACCACCAGCACCGCGACTGCCATGGCAGCCGTACTGGCAGCAGCCGCCCTGGGCCTGGCCCCCCATCAGGCCCAGGCGGCTCCCGCCCGCACGACCGCCGCCGTCCCGGCAGCCCCGGAAGCCCGGTCGGGCGTCACCTTCCACGACATCCCCGGCTCCGGCGGCATCACCCTCAAGGGCAACGTCTTCACCCCGGCGGGCGCCGGGGCCGGCGCGAAGTACCCGCTGATCGTGCTGCCGACCAGCTGGGGCATGCCGCAGATCGAATACATCGCCCAGGCCAAGAAGCTCGCCGACTCCGGTTACGTGGTGGTCAGTTACACCTCCCGCGGCTTCTGGCTCTCCGGCGGCGAGATCGAGACCGCCGGACCGAAGGACATCGCCGACGTCTCCGCCGTCATCGACTGGGCCCTCGCCAACACCCCGGCCGACGCCGCTCACATCGGCACGGGCGGGGTCTCGTACGGCGCCGGCATCAGCCTGCTGGCCTCCGCGAGCGACCCGCGCATCAAGGCCGTGGTCGCGCTCAGCGGCTGGGCCGATCTCATCGAGTCCATCTACTCCGGCCGCACCCAGCACCTCCAGGCCGCCGCGCTGCTCGGCGGCGCCGGCTTCCTCACGGGGCGCCCCGGCCCCGAACTCCAGCAGATCCTCGGCGACTTCCTCGGCTCGAAGCTGGACAAGGAACCGCAGATGATCGAGTGGGGCAAGAAGCGCTCCGCCGCCGAGAAGGTGGACGCGATCAACGCCAACGGCGCCGCGATCATGCTCGGCAACGCGTGGGGCGACACCATCTTCCCGCCCAACCAGTACGCGAAGTTCTTCGAGAAGCTGACCGGCCCCAAGCGCCTGGAGTTCCGCCCCGGCGACCACGCCACCGCCGAACTGACAGGGCTCCTCGGACTGCCCAACGACACCTGGACCAACGCCCACCGCTGGTTCGACCGCTACCTCAAGGGCGCGGCCAACGGCGTCGACGCCGAGGCGCCGGTCCAGATCAAGCCCCGCAGCGACGGCGGGTACGAGGGCTACGCCGACTGGAAGTCGGTCGGTGACGGCGGCTCCGAGAAGCTGATGCTCTCCGACAGCGAGCACCTCTTCACCGGCATCGACTCCGGCGCCAACGGCGGGATCGTCATGCTCTCCAGCCTGCTCGACCAGATCGCCCAGGCGCCCCCCATCGCCTCCATCCCGCTGCTCCCCCGTGCCTTCGCCGCCGTCTGGCAGTCGCCGCGCTACCAGGAGGAGCGCCGCGTCCGGGGCACGGTCAGGCTGCACACCACCGTCACGCCCTCGAAGTCCGACGGCACCTTCGTCGCGTACCTCTACGACGTGGGCCCGCTCGGCATCGGGAAGCTGATCAGCAACGCCCCGTACACCTTCCACGGAAAGCCGGCCGGCCAGTCCTTCGGCGTGGACCTGGAGCTCTTCTCCACCGCCTACGACGTCCCGGCCGGGCACCGCCTCGCGGTCGTCGTCGACACCGTCGACCCGCTCTACATCGAGCACAACCCGACCGGCGGGCAGCTGACCTTCTCCTCGCCGCGCACCGATCCCTCGTACGTCTCGGTGCCGCTGCGCGAGCAGTGA
- a CDS encoding L,D-transpeptidase, whose protein sequence is MSRTRRVFSVRSRTAVAAGTALLAASLAACGGGGAAAGGGAKAEMKEKPAMAVSVNLTGDQVKAGQPVTVTIAEGKLATVKVTDAKGGELAGQISADGKTWTSQGNALPSAEYKVDAQNTDSQSATTTFKTSAPDKVNKVSINIPKGSTVGVAMPVSIVFDNPVKDKAAVEKQLKVTTSNNTEGSWGWITDYSGKDRVDWRPREYWKSGTDVKVQMNLNGVDSGPGGGMFVKDYNTEFKIGKERLIKVNLDTRKMSVTEDGQAAGTVPISAGTPGGKKASWDGKMVMMAKEGTIRMDSQTVGLGDSYDKMVDYSIRLTWSGMYVHAAPWNTANFGRANTSSGCVGMSDENAKAFFGSAQVGDPFEVVGQGSKGNPDIGNGYGEWNLTWEQWQAKSAAAGAPQVG, encoded by the coding sequence TTGAGCCGCACACGCCGGGTCTTCTCTGTACGCAGCCGCACCGCCGTGGCGGCCGGCACCGCACTGCTGGCCGCCTCACTGGCGGCCTGCGGCGGCGGTGGTGCCGCGGCGGGCGGCGGAGCCAAGGCGGAGATGAAGGAGAAGCCGGCCATGGCGGTCTCGGTGAACCTCACCGGTGACCAGGTCAAGGCGGGTCAGCCGGTGACCGTCACGATCGCCGAGGGCAAGCTCGCGACCGTGAAGGTGACGGACGCCAAGGGCGGGGAGCTGGCCGGGCAGATATCCGCCGACGGCAAGACCTGGACCTCCCAGGGCAACGCCCTGCCCTCGGCCGAGTACAAGGTCGATGCGCAGAACACGGACAGCCAGAGCGCGACCACGACCTTCAAGACCTCGGCCCCCGACAAGGTGAACAAGGTCTCGATCAACATACCCAAGGGCAGCACCGTGGGTGTGGCCATGCCGGTCTCGATCGTCTTCGACAACCCGGTGAAGGACAAGGCCGCCGTCGAGAAGCAGCTGAAGGTCACCACCTCGAACAACACCGAGGGTTCCTGGGGCTGGATCACGGACTACTCGGGCAAGGACCGGGTGGACTGGCGCCCCCGGGAGTACTGGAAGTCCGGCACCGACGTGAAGGTCCAGATGAACCTGAACGGCGTCGACTCCGGCCCCGGCGGCGGGATGTTCGTCAAGGACTACAACACCGAGTTCAAGATCGGCAAGGAGCGCCTGATCAAGGTGAACCTCGACACGAGGAAGATGTCGGTCACCGAGGACGGCCAGGCGGCCGGCACCGTCCCGATCTCCGCCGGAACCCCCGGCGGCAAGAAGGCCTCCTGGGACGGCAAGATGGTGATGATGGCCAAGGAGGGCACCATCCGGATGGACTCCCAGACGGTGGGCCTGGGCGACTCCTACGACAAGATGGTCGACTACTCGATCCGGCTGACCTGGTCGGGCATGTACGTGCACGCCGCCCCGTGGAACACCGCCAACTTCGGCCGCGCCAACACCAGTTCCGGCTGTGTGGGCATGAGCGACGAGAACGCCAAGGCGTTCTTCGGATCGGCCCAGGTCGGTGACCCCTTCGAGGTCGTGGGCCAGGGATCCAAGGGCAACCCGGACATCGGCAACGGCTACGGCGAGTGGAACCTGACCTGGGAGCAGTGGCAGGCCAAGAGCGCCGCCGCCGGAGCCCCGCAGGTCGGCTGA